A single genomic interval of Candidatus Bathyarchaeota archaeon harbors:
- the prf1 gene encoding peptide chain release factor aRF-1, producing the protein MLARKEGRGTELVSLYVPPGKQISEVLNTLRQERGTAANIKSDTTRSNVQDAITKVQQRLKLFKRVPERGLVIFSGAIPQNGPGSERNETYVLTPPEPININLYRCDSKFHTEYLLEMLKEKDAYGILLVDSSEATFAVLQGRRLNIVKETTSGVPGKMRAGGQSARRFERQREAKILEFFSRVGSHATDIFLGIENLKGIIVAGPGPIKYDFLKGDYLHYQLKDKVISTIDSAYVGKQGVKEVVEKAPEIMRQVRYVEEKRLVQSFLYQVGHDTGLATYGEEEVRRALKMGAVRTLLLSDALDIARVTVNCATCDYSRKETVKSREVEGLRQSLMGQPCPKCKSPSLTADKTEDIVEEMAELAEHANADVEIVSTDTEEGQMLKNAFGGIAAILRFKI; encoded by the coding sequence ATGCTGGCTCGCAAGGAAGGGCGCGGAACAGAGCTTGTTAGCTTATACGTTCCTCCGGGAAAGCAAATCAGTGAGGTTCTTAACACACTTAGGCAGGAACGTGGAACTGCTGCAAACATAAAGTCTGACACAACGAGAAGCAACGTCCAAGACGCCATTACAAAGGTTCAGCAGCGTTTAAAATTATTTAAGAGAGTGCCTGAAAGGGGCTTGGTGATCTTCAGCGGTGCAATACCGCAGAATGGCCCAGGCAGTGAGAGAAACGAAACTTATGTTTTGACCCCGCCAGAGCCAATTAATATAAACTTGTATCGGTGTGATTCAAAATTTCACACGGAGTATCTGCTGGAAATGTTGAAGGAGAAGGATGCTTATGGAATTTTGCTTGTGGATTCTAGTGAAGCTACTTTCGCGGTTTTGCAGGGTAGGCGTTTGAACATCGTTAAGGAGACTACTTCTGGTGTTCCAGGTAAGATGCGTGCAGGGGGGCAGTCGGCAAGGCGTTTTGAGCGTCAAAGAGAGGCTAAAATACTGGAATTTTTTAGTCGTGTCGGCAGCCATGCCACGGACATTTTTCTTGGGATAGAGAATTTGAAGGGCATAATTGTCGCAGGTCCCGGGCCGATAAAATATGATTTCCTGAAGGGAGACTATCTGCATTATCAGTTGAAAGACAAAGTCATTTCTACTATTGACTCTGCCTACGTAGGCAAGCAGGGAGTGAAGGAGGTTGTTGAGAAGGCACCGGAGATTATGCGACAAGTTCGCTATGTAGAAGAGAAGAGGCTCGTGCAGAGTTTTCTTTACCAGGTTGGGCATGATACTGGTTTGGCTACTTATGGCGAAGAGGAAGTTAGGCGTGCTTTGAAAATGGGGGCAGTGAGGACTTTGCTGCTCTCTGATGCATTGGATATAGCTCGAGTAACGGTGAACTGTGCAACGTGTGACTATAGCAGGAAAGAGACGGTGAAGAGTCGAGAGGTTGAAGGTCTTCGGCAAAGCCTTATGGGTCAGCCATGCCCAAAATGCAAGTCGCCATCTCTTACTGCAGATAAGACAGAAGACATTGTTGAGGAAATGGCAGAGCTGGCTGAGCACGCAAATGCAGATGTGGAGATTGTGTCAACGGATACGGAGGAGGGGCAGATGTTGAAGAATGCGTTCGGAGGAATCGCAGCCATATTACGCTTCAAAATTTAG